Proteins co-encoded in one Candidatus Peregrinibacteria bacterium genomic window:
- the ssb gene encoding single-stranded DNA-binding protein has translation MNKVIIVGNVTRDPEMRQTSSGQTIATFGVATNREWAGSDGQKKSLAEYHNVVAWGRLAELCIQYLKKGKLVYLEGYLKTRSWDHESGVKVFRTEIVISDMIMLEKRVQNDTPPEVVHEEASPSVSTLTPTPTDYDDDFFADAPSSETTTEK, from the coding sequence GTGAATAAGGTTATAATTGTCGGAAATGTTACGAGGGACCCAGAAATGCGGCAAACTTCTTCGGGACAAACAATAGCAACTTTTGGAGTTGCCACAAATCGTGAATGGGCTGGCAGTGATGGACAAAAAAAATCACTTGCAGAATATCATAATGTGGTGGCATGGGGACGCCTTGCGGAACTTTGTATTCAGTATTTAAAAAAAGGAAAACTCGTATATCTCGAAGGATATCTGAAGACTCGTTCTTGGGATCACGAGTCAGGCGTGAAAGTTTTCCGAACAGAAATTGTCATTTCTGACATGATTATGCTCGAAAAAAGAGTACAGAATGATACTCCTCCAGAAGTAGTTCATGAAGAAGCATCACCAAGTGTGAGCACTTTGACTCCCACCCCAACTGACTACGATGATGACTTTTTTGCAGATGCTCCTTCTTCCGAAACTACGACGGAGAAGTAA